Proteins encoded together in one Methanomicrobia archaeon window:
- a CDS encoding IS110 family transposase: MTFAGVDLHKSFCQAIVCTHEGDVLKEGRIATEQQDIEEFFSGLEGLEIALEASTNYEYFYDLLESLGHHVVVAHPLKTRMIADAKVKTDKLDARILADLLRGDLLPTSYVPPKEQRELRHLVRHRIALGRLRGRLKTQIKTELRRKNVKYREGANCFTEKGKTELRRLHNPVIDSYLTIYAVVEDELKKMDRAIAEAGTRYEDVRLLTSIKGIGVYSALVIYSEIGDGSRFPTDDHVFSYAGLTPRVHQTGNEQYYGRITKEGSKYLRWILVEAARIHVQWCPESRITKHYEKIKRKRGEKIAIIAAARKLLQAIYYMLKHKEPFRIEG; encoded by the coding sequence GTGACATTTGCAGGAGTGGATTTGCATAAGAGTTTTTGTCAGGCCATCGTATGTACACACGAGGGCGACGTGCTTAAGGAAGGGCGAATAGCAACTGAGCAGCAGGACATAGAGGAGTTCTTTTCGGGTCTTGAGGGTCTGGAGATCGCGTTGGAGGCGAGCACCAACTACGAATATTTCTATGATCTCCTGGAGAGCCTGGGGCATCACGTTGTGGTGGCGCATCCGCTGAAGACGCGGATGATAGCGGACGCAAAGGTAAAAACGGACAAGCTTGATGCGAGAATCTTGGCGGATTTGCTGCGGGGCGATCTTCTGCCGACCTCCTATGTCCCCCCGAAGGAGCAGCGGGAACTACGGCATCTGGTACGGCACCGGATCGCGCTGGGACGACTTCGAGGCAGGCTTAAGACCCAGATAAAGACCGAATTGAGGCGGAAGAACGTCAAGTATCGCGAGGGGGCGAACTGCTTTACCGAGAAGGGTAAAACTGAGCTGAGACGCTTGCATAATCCGGTGATTGACTCGTATCTGACAATCTACGCGGTGGTGGAGGACGAGCTCAAGAAGATGGATCGGGCGATCGCGGAGGCGGGGACGCGGTACGAGGACGTGAGGTTGTTGACCAGTATCAAGGGAATAGGCGTGTATTCTGCATTAGTGATCTATTCAGAGATTGGCGACGGATCGAGGTTCCCTACGGATGACCACGTCTTCTCCTATGCAGGGCTCACTCCGCGGGTTCATCAAACCGGCAATGAGCAGTATTACGGTCGAATAACGAAGGAAGGTTCGAAATACCTGCGTTGGATCCTCGTGGAGGCTGCACGGATCCACGTGCAGTGGTGTCCGGAGAGCAGGATAACGAAACATTATGAGAAGATAAAACGGAAAAGAGGCGAGAAGATTGCGATCATAGCAGCAGCGAGAAAGCTCCTTCAGGCGATCTACTACATGTTGAAGCATAAAGAGCCGTTTCGCATCGAAGGGTAG